The genomic DNA CATGTATCTATCAAACAACAGCAGCTAAATTAACATCAGATGCGACAGGTGTTCCATTTTCTTCTGTTAAAAAGGTAATTTTCGAAAGTAAAAGAACTTTGGAAGAAGGAAAGCCGTTTACTTGTTCAAAAAAATTGTTAGTTTCGAGGAAAAATAGAACTCACATCAATGATTTTGATAGGGCTGCAATTCGGCAGACaattatagattattattatgaatattacgAAGAAGATAAGGATTTTCCCACTATGACAACTTTGCACGAAACCGTGAAGGAAAAACTAAAGTATCCTGGTTCATGTGCTTCATTACGACGGGAAGTAGCACGGATGGGATTTCATTGGAAAATGACAGAAGCTAATTCTGGAATATTGGTGGAAAAACATAAAGTACGTTTTCAACGACTAAATTTTCTAACTAAAATTGCTGAATATAGATCACAAGGACGCCCGATTGTGTTCGCTAGTGAGGTTTATCTGGATACTTCAATTTCATCAAGTCCATCTACCAGGGGAAACGGTTTGATTATTGTTCATGCTGGTGGATCAGATGGCTTCGTCCCAAATGCACTAGCCATGTTTGAAACTAATGATCCAGTTGGAGCTCGACCGCATTATTTGAGCAGCGAAGACTTCATAAAATGGATTGAAAATGACTTAATGcctaatttaaaaccaaaaagtGTTGTAGTGATTGATAatgtttattatcaaaatatattagaaaatCCAGCTCCTGGACCTCACGCCTCTAAACAAGATATGCTTGATTGGCTAGATTTTCGAAACATTGTACACTCATCATCTATGTTGAAACCGCAACTTTATCAGTTAATATTGGAACATAAGAAAATCTTCAAAGAGTTTAAAATTGATTGTATACTTCGAAAGAATAATCATAGCGTACTTCGTCTTCCACAATATCACCCAGAACTAAACCCTTTTAAGAAAACATGgttagtaataaaacaaaatatgggGAAAAGAACCGAATGGTGTAAGAATGCTAAAAACGTAACAAAGTTtgtaaagaacaaaataaaatcacttgaTGTACAAGAATGGAAAAACGCATGCGATCAAGCAATAAGAGAAGAACGTAATTACATAGGCCACGAGGCAGCAATTGACGCCCTAACTGAGCGATTACAGAAAAGCGTTTGTGATTCGTCAGAAGAGAGTGAAGCTGATAACGATATTATAATGGGTGAGGCAGATTCTGATGTAGAACTGGCAGAAACTTAAGTAGTGCCCATTGTGTAGGAGCTGGTAAGAAATTGCTGATTATCATTTgttcttaaatatatttttgatacaGATTTATTATGTTAGGAGTATATACAGTTTTGGAATGGAAAACTGCCTCATTAGTCGAGTAACATTATTGTGGTTGTGATCCGAATGCTATATCAAACTGGGCTCAGTTCCAGAATCCAGGTTATTACAGAGAAAATTtcgtaaaaaacaaacaaacctgaTCCGTATCTCAGTATCGGTCgtcgcacttgcaatcactTGACTAACAAGACAGTTACGAAAAGTAAAAACGatgtatcaattttattatttaaataattataggtcttatattatattatatatatcttAATTTACCAATTCAGTAAGTAGCACTAGGAAGATAGCTTATACAAATTAGTATCGCTCAAAGTCGTGTTACTGAATTCTAATATAAAAGTTGGTATGCCTGGGTTTTATGAATCTTGGAATACGAATTTAATTTCGATTTTCTTGTCTAGTCACTTCCAACCCTTGTAGTTGAAGCAATTACTTATAAAGTATTcgtaaacatttaaaatgtcaTGGCCATTTATTTGTATCTAGTATACTCAAATGCAAAGCGTAgtgagattttattatttaatttttaaatgtaagcACAAAATATGTGTAACGGAATTGTAAATCttcagaaaatataaaatttttacagaaaataatctgttttattttatgttttttttttacctaaataGCGCCATCTACTAATGGTGGAAAGAACTACACTTCTCTACTGTATgtcatattgttattttcacCTGTTTTTACATACACgtgatttttacataatattgacGTTTACACCAGTTAAAAGCTACTTGGAGTAGTATAACCAAAAATCAAGTTTTTGAGGGCTTAAATTTTTTTCTAGTAGTACCAATGGAAAAATGGGTATTTTTACTTGATAATGTCAAATTAGGGGATGAAAGAAAGaataatgaatatgaatatgaaatagtttatttattcacgattatttgaatatatacaatgtgataggggtgggacttctaacccgttaaggctgagtacccGTTAaggtactacatctaattttatcgacaaaaaaataatatggggggttgaaaccccaattgaaaatattgaaaaaatattgaaaaataacgtttttttttatattttcgccaatttatttattatttattgccaACAAAAATTTCCATGGATTTGGTCAAGACAGCAATATTAGATTGCGGGTAACTTAAAAGCCCTTATACTACGTCTTGCaaaggaaagaaaataaaaattaaagtgtCAGCAATTTATTCTACGTAGTCTTTGGTCCGAATctgtcattcattcattcaattcaATCTTTGTCTTGTCATAATCGTGAGTTTGCATTACCGAGCACTTTGGAAAGCTTTTCATTGTTTacagattaattttattcacaGTTGTCCAACCAGTTAATGTAATACATTTATCAGTCTTCCTActaaatatctttatttgttaAGTTTGCCTTTATATTCACGATTGTATATCTTTTGCAGTTTGTTAAAAATGTCGACGAACGGCGATATCACTAGTCTTGATGCCAGCGGCAAAATTGTTAAAATGGAAGTAAGTATCAAATTATTCAAtacaaattcattattataCATTTGAACATATCACCTCCACATTGAGATTCCATCATGAATTACTTGTAGAGCAAAATCAACTATTCATTTCTAACCACTACAGAATTTCTATTTAGTCTTGTAACTCTACAATACAGTCGTTTTTTATCTTAAAAGTATTTCACAAATGTACCATTCATGTCTGCTTACAAGTTATACCTCCTGTAAAACATATTCTTCTATTTTAGGTCGACTACAGTGCCACCTGTGATGAGAAGATACCACTTTGGAAGTCATGGGCATCAAAAGGCAAAATTCAAGAAGCTATTGACCAACTTTTGGCCTTAGAAAAACAAACGAGAACTGtaagacaatttatttatatgctACGCTCTTAGAATTACTATTCTCATTAGAAAACCCaacatttgaatattatttaatgctAATAATATATGAACATAATGCTTTTCAAAGGATACTCACCAACTTGCTCATAACTAAAAAAGAATAACTATTACTGTTTATCTTAAACTTATAATATGCACAACATTTATAGTGGTGCTATTACTGTAGTAGTATTAGCAAATAAGGCCACCTACTTCTTATTATGCCAAATGCTAAATaagcataatttaatttaaagaaaatgacTTACATTTTAGGCTATCTCTTGTGTTCTGGGTATCCATATAATgaaaccctatttttttttaaaacagggTGCTGATATGCCTTCAACTGCCAGGATTTTGGTGGCAATAGTGCAGATATGTTATGAAGCCAAAAATTGGTCTGCACTCAATGACCAAATTGTTCTTTTGTCCAAAAGAAGGTAAGCAAACATGagcaaactaaataaaactactttcttgcgcagttacatagcttagtattggtggaaacggttacatcgTTTTTTAGCttttacatctttgtagcatagctacatcgcagatctctggtggaaaagcaccctaaaggaGGCTTATAGCACACATGTCTAGTGGTACATACCACTAGACTGTTATTATTAAATGGAATTTGATTTAGCTGTGTTGTTAGatagtttttatacaataaaatcatatattttgttattaaaatcaaGCATACAGATGATGATATGTTCTAGATTTATGCTAACTACTAATATCTCATTTCCAGGTCCCAACTGAAGCAAGCGGTAGTGAAAATGGTACAAGAATGTTGCACTTATGTAGACAAGACACCTGATAAAGAgactaaaattaaactaattgaAACATTGAGATCTATAACTGAAGGCAAGATTTATGTTGAAGTAGAAAGAGCTAGGCTTACACATATCTTGGCTAAAATAAGAGAGGAAGAAGGAAATGCTGCTGAAGCCGCTAAGATCATCCAAGAACTTCAGGTCGAGACTTACGGGTCCATGGACAAGAGAGAGAAGGTTGAGCTCATCCTGGAGCAAATGAGACTATGCCTTAACATCAAAGACTATATCCGCACACAAATCATTTCCAAGAAGATCAACACTAAGTTCTTTGAGGAAGATGATACTCAGGtttgtaagatattttaaaacattcaacTGCATAATACTTTCCAATAAACCTAAAATACATACTTTGTTGAGTAGAGTATTAaggattttataaatataagcaTTTATTGCAATAAGTGTTAAgtttacttatgtaaatatacagagaaaagctttactagtttcgagtcaccgatggactcttcctcatgagcagcggACGCGGCTATACGACGTCGCGTGGATGATGGAGCGTCACTCTAAgacttgaaaataaatagtatagCCTTTCTCAGcatatttacatgagtaaactgttattttaacacgttgactgtccgtgcattacatgtaatgcatgATATGATCTGGCTGTGACGTCCGTgcattatatgtatgtaatgcaTTAGTCAGTGGCAACTGAACTGAATTTACTTGCACTGAACGTATGAGCTAGAACTTTGAATTTTCAAGTCTTTGTTCATATGTAACAAagacttgaaaaaataagacttaaatgttccatcgaaattttatactttttttatcagtagaatattttaagttccattGGACGTACCAACGAGATTATCCAAAATAGATGggacagtcaacgtgttaagttaatttagtacataTCTCATGATagcagttattataaaaataagcattTCTCTAATAACACCTTAGCTAGAAGTCATCAAATCAAATCTTCGGCTAATATAAGTTAGTAAATAgcaattaaagattaattattatgttatcggcttactcacatactgttttgacgaggaactcgactagtttcaagcatggaatgaatatgagcctctagcatggcttgaaactagtcgagttcctcgtcaaaacagtatgtgagtaagccgataacataataattaatttagtatgtctcacgaaagttacaataaagcaattaaagagttaattattgtttttgcttCCAGGAACTGAAAGAGAAGTTTTACCGTCTAATGATAGCAGTAGACCAGCACAATGGCCAGTATTTGTCAGTATGTCGCCACTTCAGAGCGCTCGGCCAGTTGGCTGGCTCCGACGCCCTTATTGGAAGCGTTGTGTTCCTGATTCTGGCTCCTTACGACAATGAACAGGCTGATCTAACACACAGAGTCAACGAAGACAAGGATTTGGATAAATTGCCTGAGTACAAGTAggtattcattattatattgtagtaAGTAATTTTTGGTCTACAACCAACTAAGGAGGAAAATGACATgcataatcactacatagtataaaacaaaggcGCTTtatctgtccctatgtccctttgtatgcttaaatctttaaaactacgcaaagGATTACGATGCGgattttttaattgataaagtTGGACAAGATaaaagtttatatgtataatatgtgcATAATATATCGCCATTGCACCCATGctaagctggggcgggtcgctagttacaAATAAAGAGCATGTACATTTGTATAACGGCACCTAAAACATTTGACTGAGATATGCCATGTCTATTGGCGTCGGACAGTTCGATTTACTCCCAATGTTTATGtcaatttaataaatcaaaGATGTATTAAATCTATGCATTCCAAACTCATCTCTATACTTTACAAATTAGAGCCCTTTCTCAATCTTACTTTTTAGTAGCTAATTAGCTTACTTATTATCAACTTAATTCCTCTTTTAGACAATTACTGGGCTTGTTCATCAACCCAGAGATCATCAGATGGAACACCCTGTGCACCACATATGAGAAGATGTTGCGAGGTACACCATACTTCGACTCCTCTGATGAGAAGGGCCAGGAACGTTGGAATGACCTTAAGAATAGGGTTGTTGAACatgtaagtattaatatttgtcatttcattttaattcaaAGTGTATTTCTGGCAACTATTCGACGAATCTAGAATGTGGAACTAGATGTATTGATCTTTGACGCGTTGTGTGTTGGTTAAGCATCCTATTGATGATGTATAAACCAAACCCCTAATGTGAGTGACTGGTTGAGTATCCTTGTTAAACTGTCCCATCTCtaactaattatatttaaactgaCTGCAACtgtagttgtttttattaacactaaaggtccacaggcccgcatcgtacgcatcgcatgcctcgtacgtattccgtatgacgtcatcgataCGCATCGGCGACGAGTCCGTACGTacgtagttgtatgagtttctatacaagacaaactaaaatgcGTATGATGCAGGTCTGTTGACGCTTGCCTTTAAACACGCACACGATCATTTAATTCTCTTGTTCCAGAATATCCGTATAATGTCGATGTATTACACTCGTATTACATTGAAGCGTATGAGTGAGTTACTGGGACTGAGTGAGACAGAAACAGAGGAGGCTCTCAGTCAACTGGTCGTCAGCGGTGTGGTGCGCGCCAAGATCGACCGTCCCGCAGGCGTAGTACATTTCAGGTACACATTTCATTCTATTTGAATTCTTTTACATTGTAATTGAAACTGTATTGTCTAAGAAAGAGAGTTTAGTTTCCCTTGatgattattaaaaaacgtGCAATATTTATTGGATTGGTTTGGTATTGCTGCGCAACAGACTATTAGATAGACTATAGCTGACTGGGCAACCGGATtccgcgtaacgtgtagtggACTCGATTCCCGCATTCCCATTCCCGCTGTTTGTGTGATcgaaaaattgttgttttggatctgggagccgtgtgtatgtgaacttgtatgtttgtaaacgcacccacgacacaggaagaaatcctagtgtgggtcaacgttttaattaaaacaaaattggcCTACTTTATAGTTCCTCAGAAaccttaaatacattatttttttatttacagtttgAACATGGACGCGTCAGACCGTCTCAACGAATGGTCAAACAATCTGAACACGTTGATGCAACTTGTGAATAAAACGACGCATCTTATCAACAAAGAAGAATGTGTACACAAACATCTTCTAGCGACAGcagaataaatagataataattatatttccttttaaaaaacttttacattatattCCAAATTATCCTAATAATACTAAAATGTAATAGTGCATTTCACTGTGTGAAATTATATTCAAAGGAAACTCctaacaaatgttttttttttgttttttatgctGGCCACCAAGAAATCTGGATGTCTATGTTATTTCAAAgctgtttagttttattattataaggttggaataaatatttaactttatattttttgggtgttttttttttatggaagaaGCCGGTAAATGACCTGATCAAtcaagcaatcaccgccgcccgtGGATACTTGAAAcgacagaggcgttacaagtgcgttgtcggccttttggtggttgggaaattaagggttgttgaggaatcgggaattgggaaggggtttaattaggcctctggtaacctcacacaacttGACACAACGCAAGTGTGGTTCTCCCAcacattgtttgttatttatgccaaacttgtttttgtaaaattctacTAGCAGCATGTTAGCTTCACTATCGAGTGAGTTTTATATTGGAGTTTTGTTTTTGCACTGATATTAAACTCATTTTGTATTATCAACTTGAAGGTCATACTCAGTAAGACTGGTTTTTATATCAAAAGTGCTCATTAATGCAGTtggtgattttgttttaaagtttaacaATTGATTATTTGTTAGAACATTTCTAAGCATTTGTACAAGACGTTTATCCGCCAGCCAAAACGTTATGTTGCAGAAATGGCACGCAGTCGTACTTTATCCGTTGTCGACCACCTTTATAAAGAGTGAATGTCTAATCTCATAGATtcaatttaatctttatttctaGAAAGATGTGTGTGTTCCAAATGTGTTAGGTTTATTAAAATCCTATATTTAGTGGCTGACTCGTATAATTATCGCCAAGCTGATAAGATAGGCAAGCAGACaggttttgattaaataaaattaatcatttatacTGTAATAGTAATCAAGAACGGTttagcattaattaattaattaaaagtttaatattaacCGTCAAAATGTTTTGGGATCTGATCTTACCTTTATTTATTCCTGCGGGGCTAGTGTTATTTTTT from Spodoptera frugiperda isolate SF20-4 chromosome 26, AGI-APGP_CSIRO_Sfru_2.0, whole genome shotgun sequence includes the following:
- the LOC118263951 gene encoding uncharacterized protein LOC118263951 — translated: MATDTDTDSERPPNRIEIDFRSTCYEKIPLWKSWAAKGRVQEAINQLLFLEKQTRARSSVPDVTARILVAIVQIYFEAKNWLALNEQILVLARKRTQPKEAVLKMVQECITFIDKIPDKANKMKLIETLSFVTEGKAYLQEETALLIRMLEKINEEEQIQNETPTVSNRSVPLNFMDPADIEIPKKRKILDRNSKEIVFNLHKYFNALKTKDMSCIYQTTAAKLTSDATGVPFSSVKKVIFESKRTLEEGKPFTCSKKLLVSRKNRTHINDFDRAAIRQTIIDYYYEYYEEDKDFPTMTTLHETVKEKLKYPGSCASLRREVARMGFHWKMTEANSGILVEKHKVRFQRLNFLTKIAEYRSQGRPIVFASEVYLDTSISSSPSTRGNGLIIVHAGGSDGFVPNALAMFETNDPVGARPHYLSSEDFIKWIENDLMPNLKPKSVVVIDNVYYQNILENPAPGPHASKQDMLDWLDFRNIVHSSSMLKPQLYQLILEHKKIFKEFKIDCILRKNNHSVLRLPQYHPELNPFKKTWLVIKQNMGKRTEWCKNAKNVTKFVKNKIKSLDVQEWKNACDQAIREERNYIGHEAAIDALTERLQKSVCDSSEESEADNDIIMGEADSDVELAET
- the LOC118264598 gene encoding 26S proteasome non-ATPase regulatory subunit 12, which codes for MSTNGDITSLDASGKIVKMEVDYSATCDEKIPLWKSWASKGKIQEAIDQLLALEKQTRTGADMPSTARILVAIVQICYEAKNWSALNDQIVLLSKRRSQLKQAVVKMVQECCTYVDKTPDKETKIKLIETLRSITEGKIYVEVERARLTHILAKIREEEGNAAEAAKIIQELQVETYGSMDKREKVELILEQMRLCLNIKDYIRTQIISKKINTKFFEEDDTQELKEKFYRLMIAVDQHNGQYLSVCRHFRALGQLAGSDALIGSVVFLILAPYDNEQADLTHRVNEDKDLDKLPEYKQLLGLFINPEIIRWNTLCTTYEKMLRGTPYFDSSDEKGQERWNDLKNRVVEHNIRIMSMYYTRITLKRMSELLGLSETETEEALSQLVVSGVVRAKIDRPAGVVHFSLNMDASDRLNEWSNNLNTLMQLVNKTTHLINKEECVHKHLLATAE